One segment of Tenrec ecaudatus isolate mTenEca1 chromosome 1, mTenEca1.hap1, whole genome shotgun sequence DNA contains the following:
- the TLE5 gene encoding TLE family member 5: MMFPQSRHSGSSHLPQQLKFTTSDSCDRIKDEFQLLQAQYHSLKLECDKLASEKSEMQRHYVMYYEMSYGLNIEMHKQAEIVKRLNGICAQVLPYLSQEHQQQVLGAIERAKQVTAPELNSIIRQQLQAHQLSQLQALALPLTPLPVGLQPPSLPAVSAGTGLLSLSALGSQAHLSKEDKNGHDGDTHQEDDGEKSD; encoded by the exons ATGATGTTTCCACAAAGCAGGCATTCG GGCTCCTCGCACCTCCCCCAACAACTCAAATTCACCACCTCCGATTCCTGCGACCGAATCAAAGATGAGTTTCAGCTGCTGCAGGCCCAGTACCACAG CCTGAAGCTGGAGTGTGACAAGCTGGCCAGCGAGAAGTCAGAGATGCAGCGTCACTACGTGATG taCTACGAGATGTCCTATGGCTTGAACATCGAGATGCACAAGCAG GCTGAGATTGTGAAAAGGCTGAACGGCATCTGTGCCCAGGTCCTGCCCTACCTGTCCCAAGAG cACCAACAGCAAGTCTTGGGAGCCATCGAGAGGGCTAAACAGGTCACTGCTCCTGAGCTGAACTCCATCATCCGG CAGCAGctccaagcccaccagctgtcccAGCTGCAGGCGCTGGCCCTGCCACTCACCCCACTGCCCGTGGGGCTGCAGCCGCCCTCACTGCCAGCGGTCAGCGCGGGCACCGGCCTCCTCTCACTGTCCGCCCTGGGCTCCCAGGCCCACCTCTCCAAGGAAGACAAGAATGGGCACGATGGggacacccaccaggaggatgaCGGGGAGAAGTCTGATTAG